Proteins encoded in a region of the Lathamus discolor isolate bLatDis1 chromosome Z, bLatDis1.hap1, whole genome shotgun sequence genome:
- the TRADD gene encoding tumor necrosis factor receptor type 1-associated DEATH domain protein isoform X4 yields the protein MANSSAPWIGCAYLFLQSTCKTIILPSLYESSQKKPSVFKALKLALADSTGSINGVDMLKVHCSHPHLIVQLKFCKQENCRQFLQSYREGALQESLQKHLQLSLAISAVPLEMELKAGSEHLDSMLKDEDRCLECIYREKPDRLRDEEITKLEECLESLIVHHSINSNTAVKDCTSLNSPSLPGPSQGNSLSPQVTFTFQGQEFDNRTLTPDDHQKFAKLVSKKWKQVGRSLQKNCRALRDPVIDNLALESQLYLPMNW from the exons ATGGcaaacagctctgctccttggaTTGGCTGCGCTTATCTCTTCCTCCAGTCAACATGTAAGACCATCATTCTGCCGTCTCTCTACGAAAGCTCCCAGAAGAAACCTAGTGTGTTCAAGGCACTGAAGCTGGCATTAGCAG ACTCCACCGGCAGCATAAATGGTGTGGACATGCTCAAAGTGCACTGCAGCCACCCGCACCTGATAGTCCAGCTCAAGTTCTGCAAGCAGGAGAACTGCCGCCAGTTCCTGCAGAGCTACCGGGAAGGAGCGCTCCAGGAGTCTCTCCAGAAACATCTCCAGCTCTCCTTAGCCATAAGCGCGGTGCCTCTTGAAATGGAGCTGAAGGCTGGCAGTGAGCACCTCGACAGCATGCTGAAGGATGAGGACCGCTGCCTGGAATGTATCTACAGAGAAAAG CCAGACCGCCTGCGGGATGAGGAGATCACAAAGCTTGAGGAATGCCTTGAGAGCCTGATTGTTCACCATAGCATCAACAGCAACACGGCTGTAAAAGACTGCACATCTCTCAACTCTCCATCTCTACCTGGCCCTTCTCAAGGCAACTCCCTTTCCCCACAGGTCACCTTCACCTTTCAGGGACAAGAGTTCG ACAACAGAACTCTCACACCAGATGACCACCAGAAGTTTGCCAAGCTTGTGTCAAAGAAATGGAAGCAAGTGGGTCGCTCTCTGCAGAAGAACTGCCGGGCCCTGCGTGATCCTGTCATTGATAACCTGGCTCTCGA AAGTCAGCTTTACTTACCCATGAACTGGTGA
- the TRADD gene encoding tumor necrosis factor receptor type 1-associated DEATH domain protein isoform X2: MANSSAPWIGCAYLFLQSTCKTIILPSLYESSQKKPSVFKALKLALADSTGSINGVDMLKVHCSHPHLIVQLKFCKQENCRQFLQSYREGALQESLQKHLQLSLAISAVPLEMELKAGSEHLDSMLKDEDRCLECIYREKPDRLRDEEITKLEECLESLIVHHSINSNTAVKDCTSLNSPSLPGPSQGNSLSPQVTFTFQGQEFDNRTLTPDDHQKFAKLVSKKWKQVGRSLQKNCRALRDPVIDNLALEYDREGLYEQAYQLLLRFRESEGQKATIARLIAALEENGLISLAEELLGLHSSED, translated from the exons ATGGcaaacagctctgctccttggaTTGGCTGCGCTTATCTCTTCCTCCAGTCAACATGTAAGACCATCATTCTGCCGTCTCTCTACGAAAGCTCCCAGAAGAAACCTAGTGTGTTCAAGGCACTGAAGCTGGCATTAGCAG ACTCCACCGGCAGCATAAATGGTGTGGACATGCTCAAAGTGCACTGCAGCCACCCGCACCTGATAGTCCAGCTCAAGTTCTGCAAGCAGGAGAACTGCCGCCAGTTCCTGCAGAGCTACCGGGAAGGAGCGCTCCAGGAGTCTCTCCAGAAACATCTCCAGCTCTCCTTAGCCATAAGCGCGGTGCCTCTTGAAATGGAGCTGAAGGCTGGCAGTGAGCACCTCGACAGCATGCTGAAGGATGAGGACCGCTGCCTGGAATGTATCTACAGAGAAAAG CCAGACCGCCTGCGGGATGAGGAGATCACAAAGCTTGAGGAATGCCTTGAGAGCCTGATTGTTCACCATAGCATCAACAGCAACACGGCTGTAAAAGACTGCACATCTCTCAACTCTCCATCTCTACCTGGCCCTTCTCAAGGCAACTCCCTTTCCCCACAGGTCACCTTCACCTTTCAGGGACAAGAGTTCG ACAACAGAACTCTCACACCAGATGACCACCAGAAGTTTGCCAAGCTTGTGTCAAAGAAATGGAAGCAAGTGGGTCGCTCTCTGCAGAAGAACTGCCGGGCCCTGCGTGATCCTGTCATTGATAACCTGGCTCTCGAGTATGACCGAGAGGGACTGTATGAACAAGCCtaccagctgctgctcaggtttAGGGAGTCAGAGGGGCAGAAGGCCACAATAGCACGGCTCATCGCAGCCCTGGAAGAAAATGGTCTCATCAGCTTGGCTGAGGAACTCCTGGGCCTCCATTCCAGTGAGGACTGA